In the Pseudoliparis swirei isolate HS2019 ecotype Mariana Trench chromosome 19, NWPU_hadal_v1, whole genome shotgun sequence genome, one interval contains:
- the LOC130210016 gene encoding BEN domain-containing protein 4 isoform X2 encodes MEGAMQPADGGPCAPKMCRQHRGPYSTLKPFQSKRSAGKSRADRSAVVELPLFGDGHHFTFHPEQPHRFQPHHHHHQQQQQRHQTSVAVSSSSQQHHHPTPQQQQDPFPCENRPSSRVPTSTSAAAAAPSPGTQQRRGAEPRLSPDCTYSISSENRLILDAFAQQCSRVLSLLNNGRLLEPSSSSSSSTFTSNIKLEGGPGEVQGLRCSSLLKSKPEESSSTTDPEGEAQQSHMNQQQTSAVLRIFTDSLQNYLLSEPPQHPAAGLDDEKCPAAGPGSGASPPRHNLGGWGSPTPSESYGHPSSTLPEEEEEEEEESCCPRCLELEQEVLSLQQENEELRNKLENVPVPSQNTLDYFKTVLEFHNQLIQPMPEEQLTEEEERQTIFEGSKQLLENYPLFISNKQWDEAVNSSKKDGRRLLRYLIRFVFTTDELKFSCGLGKRKRSVHSGDPGLERRPLNPVKVSCLREFIRMHCASNPDWWMPSEEQINKVFSDAVGHARQGRAVGTFLGSSGSSTSSLYMDGFDGHLSHDELYLKGCQNGLSD; translated from the exons ATGGAGGGAGCGATGCAGCCCGCGGACGGAGGGCCCTGCGCCCCGAAGATGTGCCGACAACACCGGGGTCCGTACAGCACCCTGAAACCCTTCCAGAGCAAGCGCTCGGCGGGCAAGTCGCGCGCTGACAGGTCCGCTGTGGTCGAGCTGCCTCTGTTTGGCGACGGACATCACTTCACTTTCCATCCCGAGCAGCCTCATCGTTTCCAgccccatcaccaccatcaccagcagcagcagcagcgccaccAAACCAGCGTCGCtgtcagcagcagcagtcagCAGCATCACCACCCGActccccagcagcagcaggatccTTTCCCCTGTGAGAACAGGCCCAGCAGCAGGGTCCCGACATCcacctcggcggcggcggcggctccatCTCCTGGTACCCAGCAGCGGCGCGGAGCGGAGCCCAGACTTTCCCCAGACTGCACCTACAGCATCAGCTCAG AGAATCGTCTCATCCTGGATGCCTTCGCCCAGCAGTGCAGTCGAGTCCTCAGCCTCCTCAACAACGGTCGTCTCCTGgagccatcctcctcctcctcctcctccaccttcacgtccAACATCAAGCTGGAAGGCGGGCCGGGGGAGGTACAGGGTCTTCGCTGCTCCTCGCTGCTTAAGTCCAAACCTGAAGAGAGCTCCTCCACCACGGACCCAGAAGGGGAGGCCCAGCAAAGCCATATGAACCAACAACAGACCTCTGCCGTCCTCCGCATCTTCACGGACTCCCTCCAGAACTATCTGCTCTCAGAGCCTCCGCAGCATCCGGCTGCCGGTCTGGACGATGAGAAGTGTCCGGCGGCGGGGCCCGGCTCAGGGGCGTCTCCTCCGAGACACAACCTGGGCGGCTGGGGCTCGCCCACTCCGTCAGAGTCGTACGGCCACCCGTCGTCCACGCTgcccgaggaggaagaggaggaggaggaggagagctgctgccCGCGCTGCTTGGAGTTGGAGCAGGAGGTGCTGTCTCTGCAGCAGGAGAACGAAGAGCTCCGCAACAAGCTGGAGAATGTCCCAG TTCCCTCTCAAAACACCCTTGACTACTTCAAAACTGTTCTGGAGTTTCACAACCAGCTGATCCAACCGAtgccggaggagcagctcaccgAG GAAGAAGAACGGCAAACAATCTTTGAG ggcagcaaACAGCTGCTGGAGAACTATCCTCTCTTCATCTCGAACAAGCAGTGGGACGAAGCCGTCAACTCCTCCAAGAAAGACGGCAGGCGGCTGCTGCGCTACCTGATTCGCTTCGTCTTCACCACAGACGAGCTCAAGTTCTCCTGCGGTTTGGGCAAAAGGAAGCGCTCGGTCCACTCAGgagatccaggcctggagagGCGGCCGCTCAACCCCGTCAAAGTCAGCTGCCTCAGAG AGTTCATCCGGATGCACTGTGCCTCAAACCCAGACTGGTGGATGCCGTCAGAGGAGCAGATCAACAAGGTGTTCAGCGACGCCGTCGGTCACGCCCGTCAGGGCCGAGCGGTCGGTACGTTCCtgggcagcagcggcagcagcaccagcagcctCTACATGGACGGCTTCGATGGACATCTGTCCCACGACGAGCTGTATCTGAAAGGCTGCCAGAACGGCCTGTCGGACTGA
- the LOC130210016 gene encoding BEN domain-containing protein 4 isoform X1 has protein sequence MEGAMQPADGGPCAPKMCRQHRGPYSTLKPFQSKRSAGKSRADRSAVVELPLFGDGHHFTFHPEQPHRFQPHHHHHQQQQQRHQTSVAVSSSSQQHHHPTPQQQQDPFPCENRPSSRVPTSTSAAAAAPSPGTQQRRGAEPRLSPDCTYSISSENRLILDAFAQQCSRVLSLLNNGRLLEPSSSSSSSTFTSNIKLEGGPGEVQGLRCSSLLKSKPEESSSTTDPEGEAQQSHMNQQQTSAVLRIFTDSLQNYLLSEPPQHPAAGLDDEKCPAAGPGSGASPPRHNLGGWGSPTPSESYGHPSSTLPEEEEEEEEESCCPRCLELEQEVLSLQQENEELRNKLENVPVPSQNTLDYFKTVLEFHNQLIQPMPEEQLTEGSKQLLENYPLFISNKQWDEAVNSSKKDGRRLLRYLIRFVFTTDELKFSCGLGKRKRSVHSGDPGLERRPLNPVKVSCLREFIRMHCASNPDWWMPSEEQINKVFSDAVGHARQGRAVGTFLGSSGSSTSSLYMDGFDGHLSHDELYLKGCQNGLSD, from the exons ATGGAGGGAGCGATGCAGCCCGCGGACGGAGGGCCCTGCGCCCCGAAGATGTGCCGACAACACCGGGGTCCGTACAGCACCCTGAAACCCTTCCAGAGCAAGCGCTCGGCGGGCAAGTCGCGCGCTGACAGGTCCGCTGTGGTCGAGCTGCCTCTGTTTGGCGACGGACATCACTTCACTTTCCATCCCGAGCAGCCTCATCGTTTCCAgccccatcaccaccatcaccagcagcagcagcagcgccaccAAACCAGCGTCGCtgtcagcagcagcagtcagCAGCATCACCACCCGActccccagcagcagcaggatccTTTCCCCTGTGAGAACAGGCCCAGCAGCAGGGTCCCGACATCcacctcggcggcggcggcggctccatCTCCTGGTACCCAGCAGCGGCGCGGAGCGGAGCCCAGACTTTCCCCAGACTGCACCTACAGCATCAGCTCAG AGAATCGTCTCATCCTGGATGCCTTCGCCCAGCAGTGCAGTCGAGTCCTCAGCCTCCTCAACAACGGTCGTCTCCTGgagccatcctcctcctcctcctcctccaccttcacgtccAACATCAAGCTGGAAGGCGGGCCGGGGGAGGTACAGGGTCTTCGCTGCTCCTCGCTGCTTAAGTCCAAACCTGAAGAGAGCTCCTCCACCACGGACCCAGAAGGGGAGGCCCAGCAAAGCCATATGAACCAACAACAGACCTCTGCCGTCCTCCGCATCTTCACGGACTCCCTCCAGAACTATCTGCTCTCAGAGCCTCCGCAGCATCCGGCTGCCGGTCTGGACGATGAGAAGTGTCCGGCGGCGGGGCCCGGCTCAGGGGCGTCTCCTCCGAGACACAACCTGGGCGGCTGGGGCTCGCCCACTCCGTCAGAGTCGTACGGCCACCCGTCGTCCACGCTgcccgaggaggaagaggaggaggaggaggagagctgctgccCGCGCTGCTTGGAGTTGGAGCAGGAGGTGCTGTCTCTGCAGCAGGAGAACGAAGAGCTCCGCAACAAGCTGGAGAATGTCCCAG TTCCCTCTCAAAACACCCTTGACTACTTCAAAACTGTTCTGGAGTTTCACAACCAGCTGATCCAACCGAtgccggaggagcagctcaccgAG ggcagcaaACAGCTGCTGGAGAACTATCCTCTCTTCATCTCGAACAAGCAGTGGGACGAAGCCGTCAACTCCTCCAAGAAAGACGGCAGGCGGCTGCTGCGCTACCTGATTCGCTTCGTCTTCACCACAGACGAGCTCAAGTTCTCCTGCGGTTTGGGCAAAAGGAAGCGCTCGGTCCACTCAGgagatccaggcctggagagGCGGCCGCTCAACCCCGTCAAAGTCAGCTGCCTCAGAG AGTTCATCCGGATGCACTGTGCCTCAAACCCAGACTGGTGGATGCCGTCAGAGGAGCAGATCAACAAGGTGTTCAGCGACGCCGTCGGTCACGCCCGTCAGGGCCGAGCGGTCGGTACGTTCCtgggcagcagcggcagcagcaccagcagcctCTACATGGACGGCTTCGATGGACATCTGTCCCACGACGAGCTGTATCTGAAAGGCTGCCAGAACGGCCTGTCGGACTGA
- the shisa3 gene encoding protein shisa-3 homolog, which produces MVCLLNCLLLGYLTWNLRISDAQGEYCHGWLDANGNYHDGFQCPEDFDTMDATVCCGSCSLRYCCAAADARLDQGGCTNDREVDNTEFAAQPIYVPFLMVGSIFVAFVVVGSLVAVYCCTCLRPKQPTQQPIRFSLRSYQGETIPMILTSAPPSLRAPSRQSSTATTSSSSAGGGSSMRRYSLGGQQQQQQHGCLVSATVSVSASTPTQTPQTLPPPPPPPYTSPPAPMSGGMQHQLPSTHTQLQLHQPSQGFLLPQQYFFPLQPEAFSAAKGFADFGQS; this is translated from the exons ATGGTGTGCCTGCTGAACTGCCTGCTGCTGGGATATCTGACCTGGAATCTGCGGATATCGGACGCACAGGGGGAGTACTGCCACGGCTGGCTGGACGCTAATGGGAATTATCACGATGGTTTCCAGTGTCCGGAGGACTTTGACACCATGGACGCCACCGTGTGCTGCGGCTCGTGCTCGCTGCGCTACTGCTGCGCCGCCGCGGACGCGCGGCTGGACCAGGGCGGCTGCACCAACGACAGGGAGGTGGACAACACCGAGTTCGCAGCGC agcCCATCTACGTGCCCTTCCTAATGGTGGGCAGCATCTTCGTGGCCTTCGTCGTGGTCGGCTCTCTGGTGGCCGTCTACTGCTGCACCTGCCTGCGGCCCAAGCAGCCGACCCAGCAGCCCATTCGCTTCTCCCTGCGTAGCTACCAGGGCGAAACCATCCCCATGATCCTCACCTCCGCTCCGCCGAGCCTCCGGGCCCCGTCGCGACAGTCCAGCACGGCCACCACCAGCTCCAGCTCGGCCGGAGGAGGCAGCTCCATGCGGAGGTATTCTCTCggggggcagcagcagcagcagcagcacggctGCCTGGTGTCGGCCACCGTCTCCGTGTCGGCTTCCACCCCaactcagacccctcagactcTGCCTCCGCCTCCGCCACCCCCCTACACGTCCCCACCAGCGCCCATGTCGGGAGGCATGCAGCACCAGCTGCCCTCCACCCACACCCAGCTGCAGCTCCACCAGCCCTCTCAGGGCTTCCTGCTGCCGCAGCAGTACTTCTTCCCCCTGCAGCCAGAAGCCTTCTCAGCGGCCAAGGGCTTCGCCGACTTCGGACAGAGCTGA